The DNA region CTGTACCCTTTAATCCACTTTTATCACATATAACTAAAAGATCTGGCTGTACCACATTCTGCGATTTGTCTTCTTTAATTCCGTCCTCTGGTATTATTAAGTCAAAGGGTGCTGTAAAAGCTCTACAGGATTTACCTATTAAATAGTTTCCAAATTGTCTAGCTAATTCAAAAGTAATTGCTTGATGCTGCCAGGAGGGCGCTGCTTGCATATAGGGCACTCCTTCAATTAACTCCCATCTTTCATTCTCCGGGTAATTTAGATAATCTGAATAGTTGTATTTCTTATGTTCCTGTGGTAATGGCATATAATTCACCTCTCTTTAATATTGATATGATATATTTATTATATATCATAGGTAAGTTTTCGTGAACTATACATTTGAAGGTTTATAGATAGAACTCTTAGTTTAATTAAATTGATTTTATATTACATGGATTGTATT from Clostridium pasteurianum BC1 includes:
- a CDS encoding Uma2 family endonuclease, which encodes MPLPQEHKKYNYSDYLNYPENERWELIEGVPYMQAAPSWQHQAITFELARQFGNYLIGKSCRAFTAPFDLIIPEDGIKEDKSQNVVQPDLLVICDKSGLKGTGYFGVPDLIIEVCSPSTIRNDKVLKFNKYEKAGVKEYWIIEPEGKFLSIFTLQKNKRYGRPEIYTEIDEIKVSIFEDLIIDLKLVFT